The Legionella lytica genome has a segment encoding these proteins:
- the trhO gene encoding oxygen-dependent tRNA uridine(34) hydroxylase TrhO, producing MSYVISALYKFVLLSDYLQLQEPLLSFMKLHKIRGTLLLAEEGINGTVAGTREAIDALYGWFNEHSSLVNIVYKESFADEIPFNRTKVKLKKEIVTLGVEGVSPNDVVGTYVKPKEWNALISSDDVTVIDTRNDYEVQIGTFKNAINPNTASFREFPQYVAENLSPETHKKVAMYCTGGIRCEKSTAYLKMLGFEEVYHLEGGILKYLEEVPEAESLWEGECFVFDDRVAVNHSLEKGSYAQCHACRLPISEEDMRSESYVQGVSCPHCVDQHTEIQKQRHQEREKQNQLAKARGETHIGGDVAAIIQTRKEMKQNQRRASASE from the coding sequence ATGAGTTACGTAATTTCTGCGCTTTATAAATTTGTATTATTAAGCGACTATTTGCAGTTACAAGAGCCTTTATTAAGTTTTATGAAACTTCATAAAATCAGAGGAACTTTATTATTGGCTGAAGAAGGTATCAATGGCACTGTTGCAGGAACTAGAGAAGCAATCGATGCTCTTTATGGCTGGTTTAATGAACATAGTTCTTTAGTGAATATTGTCTATAAAGAATCTTTTGCTGATGAAATTCCTTTTAATCGAACCAAAGTAAAATTGAAAAAGGAAATTGTCACTTTGGGTGTGGAGGGAGTCTCTCCAAATGATGTTGTTGGAACTTATGTAAAACCTAAGGAATGGAATGCCTTAATTAGTTCCGATGATGTTACTGTCATTGATACGCGAAATGATTATGAAGTACAAATTGGGACTTTTAAAAATGCGATTAATCCAAATACCGCATCGTTTCGTGAGTTTCCCCAATATGTAGCAGAGAACCTTTCACCTGAAACCCATAAAAAGGTCGCGATGTATTGTACCGGGGGTATTCGCTGTGAAAAATCAACAGCTTACTTAAAAATGCTAGGTTTTGAAGAGGTTTATCATTTGGAAGGCGGGATTTTAAAGTACTTAGAAGAAGTGCCGGAAGCTGAATCCTTATGGGAAGGGGAGTGTTTTGTATTTGATGATCGTGTTGCTGTAAATCACTCATTGGAGAAAGGTAGTTACGCCCAATGTCATGCCTGCCGTTTACCGATTAGCGAAGAAGACATGCGTAGTGAGTCTTATGTTCAAGGGGTTAGCTGTCCTCATTGCGTTGATCAGCATACTGAGATACAAAAACAACGCCATCAAGAACGAGAAAAACAAAATCAATTAGCAAAAGCGCGTGGTGAAACACACATTGGTGGCGATGTTGCTGCAATTATTCAGACGCGTAAAGAAATGAAACAAAATCAACGCAGAGCAAGTGCATCAGAGTAA
- a CDS encoding LysR family transcriptional regulator has protein sequence MTDFIISDALVFLSVAEEGSFAAAAKKLFISSSVISKRISRLENQLRVQLIQRTTRTMALTESGQLFYEHCKRIKSEINDAADKIQQQHQIPSGLLRINAPMSFGQVHLIPAVNDFLVLYPEMKIELILGSQYANFIYKGLDLAIFINDLPDTSLLKSRKIAIRDSGVFGSPDYFTRFGVPETPEDLTQHNCLIYQSEPGNSLGIGQKHEWRFYDKKEKLSIPVSGNLRINSNQGLVKAALAGVGLVKLSSFMVTEEVKAGRLVSVLSDYCAHDINIHAAYPNQRYLPSKVRVFIDFLLERFDSENYWKSI, from the coding sequence ATGACTGATTTTATAATTAGTGATGCATTGGTATTTTTAAGCGTGGCGGAAGAGGGGAGTTTTGCTGCTGCGGCTAAAAAATTATTTATTTCCTCTTCGGTTATCAGCAAGCGAATTAGCCGTTTGGAAAATCAACTTCGCGTCCAATTGATTCAAAGAACCACGCGCACAATGGCGCTTACTGAAAGTGGTCAGCTCTTTTATGAGCATTGCAAACGGATTAAATCTGAAATTAATGATGCGGCCGATAAAATCCAGCAACAACATCAAATTCCATCGGGGCTTTTGCGGATTAATGCGCCGATGAGTTTTGGCCAGGTTCATCTTATTCCGGCGGTGAATGATTTTCTGGTTTTGTATCCGGAAATGAAAATCGAATTAATTCTTGGCAGTCAATATGCGAATTTTATTTACAAAGGATTAGATTTGGCCATTTTCATTAATGACTTGCCAGATACCTCTTTATTAAAATCGCGAAAAATTGCGATTCGTGACAGTGGTGTTTTTGGTTCTCCAGACTATTTTACACGATTTGGTGTACCTGAAACTCCAGAAGATCTAACACAGCATAATTGTCTTATTTATCAATCTGAGCCAGGAAATTCATTGGGTATAGGGCAAAAACATGAATGGCGTTTTTATGATAAAAAAGAAAAATTGAGTATTCCTGTATCTGGGAATCTACGTATTAATAGTAATCAAGGTTTGGTAAAAGCGGCATTAGCTGGAGTAGGTTTAGTTAAGTTATCTAGTTTTATGGTTACGGAAGAGGTTAAAGCCGGTAGATTAGTTAGTGTGTTAAGTGACTATTGTGCGCATGATATTAATATTCATGCAGCTTATCCAAACCAACGTTATTTACCTTCTAAAGTACGGGTGTTTATTGATTTCCTGTTGGAACGATTTGATTCAGAAAATTATTGGAAAAGTATTTGA
- a CDS encoding methyltransferase domain-containing protein — protein sequence MHHNQDRNHLISNAIQYLYALCMDVHQKNPCLSGTKNYNVATLKTAIAQYGTILEIDNEFKLNQYVQNALRPAHQTSTHLDVAAYHDEISVLKITEFEGMIAEVSEASYYITFEFKKACAKKHFFCKAEDFDESIKLLINNIPEENIEVISKKQFRTQVKPLTTLFWQSNWESAEVEAHYDEVSDVFMVEKFVQYILPLAQKHTPLVLMDVGGGKGRLAIKLIDRLIQEQAGFKYIFIEPDPSQYATAQINFAPYAQYDIEVINMTVESFSKSDDYKKYCKKVRGIILSGGPINENIVTRVDAEKNLERLLPLLSTHGMMLASGLSPVLFTKKEFEEKYHLNVLGTSKRTPSMYSVIPDSLYQCYVLQKPFEQVQQHELNNSNSSLINKL from the coding sequence ATGCATCATAACCAAGATAGAAACCATCTAATTTCCAATGCAATACAATATTTGTACGCCCTATGTATGGATGTTCACCAGAAAAATCCATGTCTTTCTGGAACTAAAAATTATAATGTAGCAACACTAAAAACAGCAATAGCACAATACGGTACTATCCTAGAAATAGATAATGAATTTAAATTAAACCAGTACGTTCAAAATGCATTGCGCCCAGCGCATCAAACCTCAACCCACCTAGATGTTGCAGCGTATCATGATGAAATTTCCGTACTCAAAATTACCGAGTTTGAGGGGATGATCGCGGAGGTTTCAGAAGCCAGTTATTATATTACTTTTGAATTTAAAAAAGCATGCGCCAAAAAACATTTTTTCTGCAAAGCAGAAGATTTTGATGAATCAATTAAACTATTGATTAATAATATTCCCGAAGAAAATATTGAAGTTATCTCTAAAAAACAATTCCGCACTCAAGTAAAACCATTGACCACATTATTTTGGCAAAGTAATTGGGAATCTGCGGAAGTCGAAGCACACTATGATGAAGTAAGCGATGTATTTATGGTGGAAAAATTTGTCCAATATATCCTACCTTTAGCCCAAAAACACACCCCACTGGTTCTTATGGACGTCGGCGGTGGAAAAGGGCGTTTAGCGATAAAACTTATCGATAGACTCATCCAGGAACAAGCCGGGTTCAAATATATATTTATAGAACCGGACCCATCTCAATATGCTACTGCCCAAATAAACTTTGCGCCCTACGCACAATATGATATCGAAGTAATCAATATGACAGTAGAGAGTTTTAGCAAATCAGATGACTATAAAAAATATTGCAAAAAAGTTCGTGGCATTATCCTTTCTGGAGGCCCTATTAATGAAAATATTGTCACTAGAGTCGATGCAGAAAAAAACTTAGAGCGCTTATTACCGCTCTTGAGTACTCATGGAATGATGCTGGCCTCAGGCTTATCACCTGTACTTTTTACTAAAAAGGAATTTGAAGAGAAATATCATTTAAACGTCTTGGGAACCAGTAAAAGAACACCATCCATGTACTCCGTTATTCCTGATTCTTTATATCAGTGTTACGTGCTTCAAAAACCGTTTGAACAGGTTCAACAGCACGAGTTAAATAATTCAAACTCGAGTTTAATCAATAAATTATAA